Proteins encoded by one window of Epinephelus moara isolate mb chromosome 18, YSFRI_EMoa_1.0, whole genome shotgun sequence:
- the LOC126405267 gene encoding granulocyte colony-stimulating factor-like translates to MNPATVAALLHCFLLADLIQSAPVSSPLTEAAERAKTLVEKILRDIPTVHAATVTTQGLTLDSAAQTTNLQVMVTSLGIPAAPVLKPPSERFTLDNCVSRMAAGSRLYQGLLGVLSDRLSGLSDLRADLRDLLTRINKMKEAAQLSGGSAADQSLDLASRLHGNYEVQVATHLTLTQLRSFCHDLIRSLRAVSTYKLRP, encoded by the exons ATGAACCCCGCCACAG TCGCCGCCCTGCTGCACTGCTTCCTGTTGGCAGATTTAATCCAGTCAGCTCCCGTCAGTTCGCCACTCACAGAGGCGGCCGAGCGAGCAAAGACGCTGGTGGAGAAAATCCTGAGAGACATCCCCACCGTGCACGCCGCCACCGTCACCACGCAG GGTCTGACCCTCGACTCCGCCGCACAGACGACCAACCTGCAGGTGATGGTGACGTCACTGGGCATCCCCGCCGCCCCCGTCCTCAAGCCGCCATCTGAACGCTTCACACTG GACAACTGTGTGAGTCGCATGGCGGCGGGCAGCCGGCTGTACCAGGGGCTGCTGGGAGTTTTATCAGACCGGCTGAGCGGACTGAGTGACCTGCGGGCTGACCTCAGAGACCTGCTGACACGCATCAACAAG atgaAGGAGGCGGCTCAGCTCAGCGGCGGCAGTGCGGCGGATCAGAGTCTGGACCTGGCCTCCCGTCTCCACGGTAACTACGAGGTGCAGGTGGCGACTCACCTGACGCTCACGCAGCTCCGCTCCTTCTGTCACGACCTGATCCGCAGCCTGAGAGCTGTCTCCACCTACAAGCTCCGCCCATGA